The Microscilla marina ATCC 23134 nucleotide sequence AAATTAGCAAAAAATGGCTAAGTACCATCAATTTAGTTTAGGCTGCTTGCCCATGGTAAATACAATTTTCCCCCCGTTTACAATATCACTATGGGTCAGGTAGTTGCGCTTGATCTTTTGATCATTCACTTTTACCCCTTGTACATATACATTCTCGGCACTTTGGTTTTCGGCCACAATGACCAGTTGCTTCCCATTTTCCAGTTGTAAAGTAGCTTTTTTTACTAAGGGACTACCAATAGCGTATTGGTCAGATCCCGGACATACCGGATAAAACCCCAGCGAGCTAAATACATACCAGGCAGACATTTGCCCGGCATCGTCGTTGCCACATAAGCCATCTACTTCATTGCTATACATGGTACGCATAATATTACGCACCCTTGCCTGTGTTTTCCAAGGCTGATTAGTCCAGTTATACAAATAAGGAATATGGTGTCCGGGCTCGTTGCCGTGTACATAGTTGCCAATGATTCCGTCGCGGGTAATGTCTTCATTTTTTGCAATGTACTTGTCATCTATGGGCATAGTAAACAACGAATCAAGTCGTTGGCTGAATTTGTCTTTGCCACCCATCATTTCTATCATCTGGTCAATTTTATGAGGTACATACAACCCATAGTTCCAGGCGTTGCCCTCAATAAAACCTTGCCCGTGAGTGTCCATTGGGTCAAACGCTGATTTCCATTCGCCGTTGGCCAGTTTGGGACGCATAAAACCCACCTTAGGATCATATACGTTTTGGTAGTTTTTCGAACGTTGCAGGTAACGTACAGCCGTAGCGGTATCTTTTGCTGCTTGCGCTACCTGAGCTATGCACCAGTCGTTGTAGGCATACTCCAGAGTTTTCGACACCGACGAACTACTTTTATCTTCAGGAACATAATGGAGCTTCATATAGTCACCTATTCCATCAAAATATGTGCGGGTAGAGGTGCTTATACAAGCTTCCAAGGCAAGTTTTTTGTCAAAGTCGCCCACCTTTTTAGCTATAGCGTCTGCTATGACCGAGGTAGCATGGTAGCCAATCATACACCAGTTTTCATTGCCATAATGGCTCCAGATGGGCAGCATTCGGTGTACACTTTGCTCATAATGCGCCAACATTGACTTGATCATGTCATTGTTGCGTTGAGGGTGCAAAATATTAAACAAAGGGTGCAAAGCCCGGTAGGTGTCCCACAGCGAAAAAATGGTATAATTGGTAAAATCTCTCGATCGGTGTATTTCCTGGTCGAGCCCCATATAAGCCCCATCTATATCTTCAAAAACCACTGGACTAAGCATGGTGTGGTACATCGCCGTATAAAAAGTTTCTTTATCGGCAGG carries:
- a CDS encoding GH92 family glycosyl hydrolase, which encodes MKHFNYTFICLLWGIITAFTACQPANKPGTPDTQTPQSNKDQATGLLQYVRPLVGTKNMGHTFPGATAPFGMVQLSPETNIQPYLQPDGKYNREAYRYCSGYQYADSTIFGFAHTHFSGTGHSDLGDFLVMPTTGALHLEPGKTDSGKVTPGWHSRFSHATEKAEPGYYTVQLDNYNIKAELTASERVGFHQYTFPKSDSAHIILDLVYNIYNFPDKNVWTFVRVENDSTVTGYRQTTGWARNKKLYFAMQFSKPFKSYGHKKYDRKQYGGFYRRFNEEENFPEMAGRNLRAYFNFETQANEKIKVKFALSATGTQGALKNIKVELLHWDFDKAKAETQEKWNEELGKVQVEMLTPADKETFYTAMYHTMLSPVVFEDIDGAYMGLDQEIHRSRDFTNYTIFSLWDTYRALHPLFNILHPQRNNDMIKSMLAHYEQSVHRMLPIWSHYGNENWCMIGYHATSVIADAIAKKVGDFDKKLALEACISTSTRTYFDGIGDYMKLHYVPEDKSSSSVSKTLEYAYNDWCIAQVAQAAKDTATAVRYLQRSKNYQNVYDPKVGFMRPKLANGEWKSAFDPMDTHGQGFIEGNAWNYGLYVPHKIDQMIEMMGGKDKFSQRLDSLFTMPIDDKYIAKNEDITRDGIIGNYVHGNEPGHHIPYLYNWTNQPWKTQARVRNIMRTMYSNEVDGLCGNDDAGQMSAWYVFSSLGFYPVCPGSDQYAIGSPLVKKATLQLENGKQLVIVAENQSAENVYVQGVKVNDQKIKRNYLTHSDIVNGGKIVFTMGKQPKLN